Below is a genomic region from Halostella litorea.
GATGTCGAAGCTCCGGGCGACGTGCATCCGGGCGTCCTCCTCGGGGTCGCGGTCGGGCGTCGGGATCTCCCGTTCGACGGCGTCGATGAGCAGGTCGATGTTGACCTCCTGCTGGGCGCTGATCGGGACGATCGGCGCGTCCTCGGCGACGGTGCCCTCGACGAACTCCTGGATCTCCTGGTAGTTCTCCCTGGCACGGTCGCGGTCGACGAGGTCGACCTTGTTCTGGGCGACGACGATGTTGTCGATGCCGATGATGTCGAGCGCGCTCAGGTGCTCGGCGGTCTGTGGCTGCGGGACGGGGTCGGTCGCGCTCACGACGAGCACCGCGCCGTCCATGATCGCCGCACCGGACAGCATCGTCGCCATCAGCGTCTCGTGGCCCGGGGCGTCGACGAAGGAGACGGTGCGGAGGACCTCCGTCTCGACGTCGTGCTCGGGGCACGTCTCATCGACCGTGTACGCCTCCGGCGGCTCCGCCTCGGGACAGCGGCGGAACGTCGCGTCGGCGTAGCCCAGGCGGATGGAGATGCCGCGTTTCATCTCCTCGCTGTGCTGGTCGGTCCACTCGCCGGACAACGCCTGTACCAGCGTCGTCTTTCCGTGGTCGACGTGACCGACGAGTCCGATGTTCACCTCCGGTTGTTGGTGTGTTCCTGGCATGTGACCTCCTGAAGTAATCTTGGTAGAGTTTCGCCACGAACGACTGATAAACCTACTGTTCTGGTGCGGGACCGACCCGGCGGGCGTCACCACGTCCCACGGTGATCCATCCTTTCCGGGTCCACCCCCGCGGCGGCGTCCCCGCCGGGCGCGTCCTCGCCGACGTGTAACTATCGATACAAAAAAGCAGTCGAGCGAACGCTTTAGGGGGTGGGTGCCGATCCGACGGGCATGAGCGAAGCCGGCGAGCCGGGCGACCCCGGCGATTCGAGCATCCTCGACTGCGACGACTGCATGACGCCGGCGGAGGCTTTCGCCGTCGTCGGCAACGAGACGCGCCTCTCGATACTGGAGGCGCTCTGGCGCGCCGACGAGCGGCCGGTGAGCTTCTCGGACCTCCGCAAGGCCGTCGGGATGCGCGACAGCGCGCAGTTCAACTACCACCTCGACAAGCTC
It encodes:
- a CDS encoding translation initiation factor IF-2 subunit gamma, which gives rise to MPGTHQQPEVNIGLVGHVDHGKTTLVQALSGEWTDQHSEEMKRGISIRLGYADATFRRCPEAEPPEAYTVDETCPEHDVETEVLRTVSFVDAPGHETLMATMLSGAAIMDGAVLVVSATDPVPQPQTAEHLSALDIIGIDNIVVAQNKVDLVDRDRARENYQEIQEFVEGTVAEDAPIVPISAQQEVNIDLLIDAVEREIPTPDRDPEEDARMHVARSFDINRPGTEWGDLTGGVLGGSLVQGRLRKDEEIEVRPGREVEEGGQSEYRPITTTVRSLQAGGETVDEVFPGGLLGVGTGLDPSLTKGDALAGQLAGPPGSLPPTWDSFTMDVDLLDRVVGDMDGGEVDDISTGEPLMMTIGTATTVGSVTSARGDECEVRLKRPVCAPEGAKIAINRRIGARWRLIGVGTLTG